The Paracoccus sediminicola genome has a segment encoding these proteins:
- a CDS encoding endonuclease/exonuclease/phosphatase family protein, with translation MKLRVASYNLHKCRGLTGPHAPERNLQVIAELDPDIITLQEVDFRLGARPEALPRDMIEEMTGLVPVQMRTTGETSLGWHGQAVLLRPELASEAVMRRLPLPGIEPRGALALRVAGLTLIGVHLGLARSSRRQQLARLASKAARLAGDAVLLMGDFNEWRDDRGLESLGSLRVLTPGPSYPAPMPRLRLDRIALSRRIELLDSGVADTELARQASDHLPIWAEIRLP, from the coding sequence ATGAAGTTACGAGTCGCCTCTTACAATCTGCATAAATGCCGTGGCCTGACAGGCCCGCACGCGCCCGAGCGCAACTTGCAGGTCATCGCTGAACTCGACCCCGATATCATCACTCTGCAAGAGGTGGATTTCCGGCTCGGTGCCCGCCCCGAGGCGCTGCCGCGCGACATGATCGAAGAGATGACCGGGCTGGTTCCGGTGCAGATGCGCACCACCGGCGAGACCTCTCTCGGCTGGCATGGGCAGGCGGTGCTGCTGCGCCCGGAACTGGCATCGGAGGCGGTGATGCGGCGTCTGCCCCTTCCCGGGATCGAGCCGCGCGGGGCGCTTGCGCTGCGCGTCGCGGGGCTGACGCTCATCGGTGTGCATCTGGGGCTTGCGCGGTCATCGCGGCGTCAGCAACTCGCCCGGCTGGCCTCCAAGGCTGCGCGTCTGGCCGGGGATGCGGTGCTGCTGATGGGCGATTTCAACGAATGGCGCGACGATCGCGGGCTGGAATCGCTGGGCAGTCTGCGGGTTCTGACGCCCGGCCCGTCCTATCCCGCGCCGATGCCGCGGCTTCGGCTGGACCGCATCGCCCTGTCGCGTCGGATCGAGCTGCTCGACAGCGGCGTCGCCGATACCGAGCTGGCAAGGCAGGCTTCGGATCATCTGCCGATATGGGCTGAAATCCGGCTGCCGTGA